One genomic segment of bacterium includes these proteins:
- a CDS encoding Ig-like domain-containing protein has translation MCLNGVNCGFSRKRCFVAYETHNVRFNTSDYPDGTYTISAEAVDLANNTGFDNISVLVDNTLPVVNVTSPLNGSFVKGTVAINADILEANTASIYVAVD, from the coding sequence GTGTGTTTAAATGGTGTTAATTGTGGTTTTTCAAGAAAAAGATGTTTTGTAGCCTATGAAACCCATAATGTCAGGTTCAATACCTCTGATTATCCGGACGGTACCTATACCATCTCTGCCGAAGCTGTGGACCTTGCCAACAATACCGGTTTTGACAACATTTCCGTCCTTGTGGACAATACCCTCCCGGTGGTCAATGTGACATCTCCGCTTAACGGCTCGTTCGTTAAGGGGACTGTCGCCATCAATGCAGACATACTGGAAGCGAACACTGCATCAATATATGTAGCAGTGGACG